The genome window TTGATCATTATTcaatttttcattatttaaatcctcttcatcatcattttcaCCTTCTTCTTCTAAATCTTGATATTTGTGTCCTTTACCATTTTGTCCATTAAAGAACCCGCTtcttaaataatattttgttccATAGATATCTGATAATTCTTTATCTGTATTTTTAACTTTTCCATAtgtttcatatatatataaatatataaaaaacaaatgaaaTGTAACATACAAAATTCTATTCATTGtaatatgatattttatgaagtgtttaaaataaaatttaaaatgtatgaaaataaaaagtaacaattttatgattatacaataaaacgtataataatatgtatttgtattataaaaaaataaatacatatatatatttttttacaa of Plasmodium reichenowi strain SY57 chromosome Unknown, whole genome shotgun sequence contains these proteins:
- a CDS encoding S-antigen — encoded protein: MNRILYVTFHLFFIYLYIYETYGKVKNTDKELSDIYGTKYYLRSGFFNGQNGKGHKYQDLEEEGENDDEEDLNNEKLNNDQ